The Polyodon spathula isolate WHYD16114869_AA chromosome 23, ASM1765450v1, whole genome shotgun sequence genome has a window encoding:
- the LOC121297734 gene encoding somatomedin-B and thrombospondin type-1 domain-containing protein-like: MYPRQCKCTQMLCCSVPHSGQTVWFRCNDAVFCRSAVSCEVSEWSAWSGCAEPCKATFRVRRRRVVREPQNGGAACPQVQEYAGCAEYWSRQREECWQSFVPALITTGGYGNARRKRDVPTDQEIPGYCVEFQLTFLTPGCLHTSGSHTRWMQYLREGHTVCVECQPPALSSRHQQCYGDGQDAKKNQFLQWQAVGAQHCRGTWQRIRRLESCTCPTVHSFLFI, from the exons ATGTATCCAAGGCAATGTAAATGCACTCAAATGCTGTGCTGCAGCGTTCCTCACTCAGGTCAGACTGTATGGTTTCGCTGCAATGACGCTGTGTTTTGCCGGTCAGCGGTGTCCTGTGAGGTCAGTGAATGGAGTGCGTGGTCTGGCTGTGCGGAGCCCTGTAAAGCCACGTTCCGTGTGCGGAGGAGGCGGGTGGTCCGGGAGCCGCAGAACGGGGGGGCGGCGTGCCCCCAAGTGCAGGAATACGCTGGCTGTGCGGAGTACTGGAGCCGCCAGAGAGAGGAGTGCTGGCAGTCCTTCG TCCCTGCACTGATAACGACAGGGGGTTACGGGAACGCCAGGAGAAAAAGGGACGTGCCCACGGACCAGGAGATACCAGG GTACTGTGTAGAGTTTCAGCTGACGTTTCTCACTCCTGGCTGTCTCCACACCAGCGGCTCGCACACACGCTGGATGCAGTACCTGAGGGAGGGGCACACTGTCTGTGTGGAGTGCCAGCCCCCAGCCCTCAGCTCCAGGCACCAGCAGTGCTATGGGGATGGACAGGATGCGAAGAA GAATCAGTTTCTCCAGTGGCAGGCTGTGGGCGCCCAGCATTGCCGAGGAACATGGCAGCGCATTCGAAGACTCGAGTCCTGCACCTGCCCCACCGTGCACAGCTTCCTATTCATCTGA